A single window of Colletes latitarsis isolate SP2378_abdomen chromosome 6, iyColLati1, whole genome shotgun sequence DNA harbors:
- the LOC143342991 gene encoding transmembrane protein 47 isoform X2 produces the protein MAQTTTIETITITRPLKVIAFICGIIVILLMIMGLASTDWLMALGWRQGLFAHCIEEGAPTPLPFNMPDPAGCYQARDTAYIKAAAVLCIVCLITDIAATVLTGLGLRSQDNRDKHKYYRFAVFCMGFALISLLIALVIYPVCFATELNLGNRTVWEFGWAYGVGWGAAIFLFGGAVLLLCDKESEEIYYKERKIVRDDIGSGGSMIGMGHHGGRSGTQLA, from the exons ATGGCACAAACTACCACGATTGAAACAATCACTATTACCAGGCCATTGAAG GTGATAGCATTCATATGTGGGATAATAGTTATACTATTGATGATAATGGGTTTGGCATCCACCGATTGGTTAATGGCATTGGGATGGAGACAAGGTCTATTTGCCCACTGTATCGAGGAAGGTGCACCTACACCTTTGCCATTTAACATGCCAGATCCAGCTGGGTGTTATCAAGCCAGAGACACTG CTTACATAAAAGCAGCTGCTGTATTGTGCATAGTATGTTTAATAACGGACATTGCTGCAACAGTCCTCACAGGCCTTGGCTTGAGGTCACAAGATAATCGCGACAAGCACAAGTATTATAGATTTGCAGTATTCTGCATGGGCTTTGCAC TGATATCACTCTTGATAGCATTAGTGATATATCCAGTGTGTTTTGCCACAGAACTCAATCTTG GAAATCGGACGGTATGGGAATTCGGTTGGGCGTATGGAGTCGGATGGGGCGCAGCTATATTCTTGTTCGGCGGAGCCGTGTTGTTGTTATGCGATAAGGAGAGCGAGGAGATTTATTACAAAGAAAGGAAGATCGTACGCGACGATATCGGTAGCGGAGGTTCTATGATTGGAATGGGTCATCATGGTGGACGAAGTGGGACGCAATTAGCCTAG
- the LOC143342991 gene encoding uncharacterized protein LOC143342991 isoform X1, with protein MIMYTVADDHMGDTEIAQVIAFICGIIVILLMIMGLASTDWLMALGWRQGLFAHCIEEGAPTPLPFNMPDPAGCYQARDTAYIKAAAVLCIVCLITDIAATVLTGLGLRSQDNRDKHKYYRFAVFCMGFALISLLIALVIYPVCFATELNLGNRTVWEFGWAYGVGWGAAIFLFGGAVLLLCDKESEEIYYKERKIVRDDIGSGGSMIGMGHHGGRSGTQLA; from the exons ATGATCATGTATACAGTCGCGGATGATCACATGGGCGATACTGAAATCGCACAG GTGATAGCATTCATATGTGGGATAATAGTTATACTATTGATGATAATGGGTTTGGCATCCACCGATTGGTTAATGGCATTGGGATGGAGACAAGGTCTATTTGCCCACTGTATCGAGGAAGGTGCACCTACACCTTTGCCATTTAACATGCCAGATCCAGCTGGGTGTTATCAAGCCAGAGACACTG CTTACATAAAAGCAGCTGCTGTATTGTGCATAGTATGTTTAATAACGGACATTGCTGCAACAGTCCTCACAGGCCTTGGCTTGAGGTCACAAGATAATCGCGACAAGCACAAGTATTATAGATTTGCAGTATTCTGCATGGGCTTTGCAC TGATATCACTCTTGATAGCATTAGTGATATATCCAGTGTGTTTTGCCACAGAACTCAATCTTG GAAATCGGACGGTATGGGAATTCGGTTGGGCGTATGGAGTCGGATGGGGCGCAGCTATATTCTTGTTCGGCGGAGCCGTGTTGTTGTTATGCGATAAGGAGAGCGAGGAGATTTATTACAAAGAAAGGAAGATCGTACGCGACGATATCGGTAGCGGAGGTTCTATGATTGGAATGGGTCATCATGGTGGACGAAGTGGGACGCAATTAGCCTAG